The following are encoded together in the Pedobacter steynii genome:
- a CDS encoding YeiH family protein: protein MERSLNTRKVVFLAAALCCLMPFMSPPLALLMGLILAQVMKHPYLHLNQKVTNLLLKISVVGLGFGMNVFSAAKAGKEGFLFTVISISGVLVLGFILGKVFKIERKTSYLVSAGTAICGGSAIAALSPVMKAGEKEISVSLGIVFILNSLALFLFPAIGHLLGLSQTQFGMWCAVAIHDTSSVVGAASKYGEEALQVATTVKLARALWIVPVAFGTAFLFKSERCKIQLPYFIGLFILAMLANTFLPSVRVIAPYMLMIAKSGLTLTLFLIGTGLSFKVVRVVGVKPFLQGLILWIAISSFSLWAIMSLI from the coding sequence ATGGAACGAAGTCTGAATACCCGGAAAGTTGTTTTTTTAGCCGCAGCATTGTGTTGTCTGATGCCCTTTATGTCGCCGCCATTGGCTTTGCTGATGGGATTGATATTGGCGCAGGTAATGAAACACCCTTATCTTCATTTAAACCAAAAAGTAACCAATTTATTATTGAAAATCTCGGTAGTAGGCCTGGGGTTTGGGATGAATGTATTTTCTGCGGCGAAGGCTGGAAAAGAAGGTTTTTTGTTTACCGTTATTTCCATTTCAGGGGTATTGGTACTCGGTTTTATTCTTGGCAAGGTCTTTAAAATAGAGCGTAAGACTTCTTATCTGGTTTCTGCGGGAACAGCCATCTGCGGGGGGAGTGCAATCGCGGCATTATCGCCTGTAATGAAAGCGGGAGAGAAAGAGATCTCTGTTTCCCTGGGGATTGTATTTATCCTCAATTCTCTGGCTTTGTTTCTGTTTCCTGCCATTGGGCATTTATTGGGCCTGTCGCAAACTCAGTTCGGAATGTGGTGTGCCGTTGCCATTCACGACACCAGTTCTGTGGTAGGGGCAGCCAGTAAATATGGAGAAGAAGCATTGCAAGTCGCAACAACAGTTAAGCTGGCCCGCGCACTTTGGATTGTTCCGGTAGCTTTTGGAACGGCTTTTCTTTTTAAAAGTGAGCGTTGTAAAATTCAATTGCCTTATTTCATAGGGCTGTTTATTCTGGCCATGCTGGCCAATACTTTTCTTCCTTCAGTGCGGGTTATTGCACCATATATGCTGATGATTGCTAAATCAGGACTGACATTGACCTTGTTCCTTATCGGGACCGGATTGTCTTTTAAGGTGGTCCGTGTGGTCGGCGTCAAGCCATTTTTGCAGGGACTGATCTTGTGGATCGCTATTTCTTCTTTTTCTCTATGGGCAATTATGAGCTTGATTTAA
- a CDS encoding acyl-CoA thioesterase, giving the protein MQKNMVTFRFLSEPGDVNFGGKVHGGAVMKWIDQTAYTCAVKYSSQYCVTVYVGGIRFVNPIHIGDIVEVQARILYTGRTSMHIGVDIMTINPKTKVETKATHCVIVFAAVDDAGKTVPVPEWVPETEEEKALQKYAIRLADMRKEINQEMQYYFNE; this is encoded by the coding sequence ATGCAGAAAAATATGGTCACTTTTCGCTTTTTAAGCGAACCTGGAGATGTAAATTTTGGTGGTAAAGTTCATGGTGGGGCAGTGATGAAATGGATTGACCAGACCGCTTATACCTGTGCGGTGAAATACAGCAGTCAATATTGTGTAACCGTTTATGTTGGAGGTATACGTTTTGTAAACCCCATCCATATCGGCGACATTGTAGAGGTCCAGGCCAGGATTCTGTATACGGGAAGAACAAGTATGCATATCGGGGTCGATATCATGACCATTAACCCCAAGACAAAGGTGGAAACAAAGGCAACCCATTGTGTGATTGTTTTTGCAGCGGTAGACGATGCCGGGAAAACAGTGCCTGTTCCGGAATGGGTTCCTGAAACAGAAGAAGAAAAAGCACTTCAGAAATATGCCATCCGCCTGGCAGACATGAGGAAGGAAATCAACCAGGAAATGCAATATTATTTTAACGAGTAG
- a CDS encoding DinB family protein: MNQNDYIHIYDRDLQRLITEMEAYVQAEEIWLVAPMISNSAGHLAQHLIGNLKTFVTEPLAGFPYVRDRDAEFNSRRFSYEELLKELYALKAEVIESIKQIDDLQAPYPKLIKDVYEGQTIDFMLCHLLAHLAYHTGQINYHRRLLSTAATPVQK, from the coding sequence ATGAATCAAAACGATTATATCCATATTTACGACAGAGATTTACAAAGATTAATTACCGAAATGGAGGCTTATGTCCAAGCGGAAGAAATCTGGCTGGTTGCCCCAATGATTAGCAACTCTGCAGGACACCTTGCCCAACATCTGATTGGGAATTTAAAAACCTTTGTGACCGAGCCGCTTGCCGGTTTTCCATATGTGCGCGACAGAGACGCGGAGTTTAATTCCAGGAGGTTCAGTTACGAAGAACTCCTGAAAGAACTATATGCCCTGAAAGCAGAAGTTATCGAGAGCATTAAGCAGATCGATGACTTACAAGCTCCTTATCCTAAATTGATCAAAGACGTATATGAAGGCCAGACGATTGACTTTATGTTGTGTCATCTACTGGCTCATCTGGCCTATCATACCGGTCAGATCAACTATCATAGAAGATTGCTGAGCACTGCGGCTACTCCAGTTCAAAAATAG
- the wrbA gene encoding NAD(P)H:quinone oxidoreductase, with translation MNSINSMRIKTGIFVLLSLFSCSLLKAQNKMTSTDSEIKVLVLFNTEHGGTYKMAKEMAAGIEKLPGAKAVLKQVPRIKPLENEVKQDFANIPYATIDELPEYDGIAFGSAVHFGNMSADMRYFLDQSVGLWTAHKLEGKPATVFMSAGSGAGREGAILSFWNTLAVHGMTIISPGIMGTSEIDKSIPQGNTVFGASSLAAAVDGNRPSKGELHIASLQGHALAKAAKGYQLTKKDIPPLSASPASGSPKPGRIEAKLKALNIQLPDAPAPVGNYKPFRISGKQVFINQIALKAGKVEHPGMIDREVTEEQAKQATRQTLLNILAVLKQAAGGDLDKVKQAVQLTGFFYTAAGYTKHAVLMNEASNLLVEILGESGMHTRATLGASSLPMNSAVEIQAIFELE, from the coding sequence ATGAATTCTATAAATTCAATGCGCATCAAAACAGGCATTTTTGTACTGCTTTCCCTGTTTAGCTGTTCATTACTAAAAGCGCAAAACAAAATGACAAGCACAGATTCAGAAATAAAGGTTCTGGTCCTTTTCAATACGGAGCATGGTGGAACCTATAAAATGGCAAAAGAGATGGCCGCCGGAATAGAAAAGCTACCTGGAGCTAAGGCCGTATTAAAACAGGTTCCTAGAATCAAACCCCTGGAAAATGAGGTGAAACAGGATTTTGCCAACATTCCTTATGCAACAATTGATGAATTACCTGAATATGATGGCATTGCTTTCGGCTCAGCAGTTCATTTCGGAAACATGTCTGCCGATATGCGTTACTTTCTGGATCAGTCCGTTGGCCTTTGGACTGCACATAAACTGGAAGGAAAACCTGCAACCGTGTTTATGTCGGCAGGAAGCGGAGCAGGGAGAGAAGGGGCAATATTGTCCTTCTGGAATACCCTTGCCGTACATGGGATGACGATTATCTCTCCCGGCATCATGGGTACATCAGAAATCGACAAGTCCATTCCTCAGGGAAATACTGTATTCGGGGCATCCTCTCTTGCTGCTGCAGTTGATGGCAACAGGCCCTCAAAAGGAGAACTACACATCGCTTCGCTGCAGGGTCATGCCTTGGCTAAAGCAGCAAAAGGATATCAGCTTACAAAGAAGGACATCCCTCCTTTATCTGCCTCCCCGGCATCCGGAAGCCCGAAACCTGGTCGTATTGAAGCAAAATTAAAAGCCCTGAATATACAACTACCTGATGCACCTGCCCCTGTAGGAAATTACAAACCTTTCCGGATTTCCGGTAAACAGGTATTCATCAATCAGATTGCCTTAAAGGCAGGAAAAGTCGAACATCCGGGAATGATAGACAGGGAGGTAACAGAAGAACAGGCAAAGCAGGCCACCCGTCAGACCTTGTTAAATATCCTTGCAGTATTAAAGCAGGCTGCTGGCGGAGACCTGGACAAGGTCAAACAAGCCGTACAGCTCACGGGATTCTTTTATACTGCCGCAGGATATACCAAACATGCCGTACTGATGAATGAAGCCTCCAACTTATTGGTAGAGATTCTTGGCGAGAGTGGAATGCATACCAGGGCTACCCTTGGTGCCTCCTCCCTGCCAATGAATTCTGCCGTGGAGATCCAGGCTATTTTTGAACTGGAGTAG
- a CDS encoding helix-turn-helix transcriptional regulator, which translates to MERARFCHLTVDAVQKEAYVWHEADWRFSDEWHAHHMGQLIFVEKGVQYLHTAERTYLLPTHHCAWIPSGLVHKTSSPVKQVYLRCIFLNKTAENPFFKELNIFHTSKVLREMILFTEQWSRLEEEDALELDFLKALVGILPLTFNAALPLVLPVPQNPRIASMIDYLTACVETGGDMASELKIPEVAERFNLSARTMERLFKQDIGITVAGYIKLYKMIKAVELLSVSGENVKSVAIKVGYDSVSTFSNTFYKVLGLRPQEMLVS; encoded by the coding sequence ATGGAGCGAGCAAGGTTTTGCCATTTAACGGTTGATGCAGTACAGAAGGAGGCCTACGTATGGCATGAGGCCGATTGGAGGTTTTCTGATGAATGGCATGCACACCATATGGGGCAGTTGATTTTTGTAGAAAAAGGAGTGCAATACCTGCATACTGCAGAAAGGACTTATTTATTGCCTACCCATCATTGTGCCTGGATTCCTTCTGGATTGGTGCATAAGACATCCAGTCCGGTAAAACAGGTTTATCTGCGTTGCATATTTTTAAATAAAACTGCCGAAAATCCCTTTTTTAAGGAATTGAATATCTTCCATACTTCAAAGGTATTGAGAGAAATGATTCTGTTTACGGAACAATGGTCCCGTCTGGAAGAAGAGGATGCACTGGAACTGGATTTCCTTAAAGCGCTTGTTGGGATTTTACCGCTGACCTTTAATGCCGCCTTACCTCTGGTTCTTCCTGTTCCTCAGAATCCCAGAATTGCCAGTATGATTGATTACCTGACCGCTTGTGTGGAAACCGGAGGGGATATGGCGAGTGAGCTTAAGATACCTGAAGTTGCGGAGCGGTTTAACCTTTCCGCCCGGACAATGGAAAGACTTTTTAAACAGGATATCGGGATTACCGTTGCCGGATATATCAAACTATATAAAATGATCAAAGCCGTAGAGTTACTTTCTGTTTCAGGGGAGAATGTAAAGAGCGTTGCCATCAAGGTAGGTTATGATAGTGTATCCACCTTTAGCAATACTTTTTATAAAGTTCTTGGACTCCGTCCTCAGGAAATGCTGGTTTCCTGA
- a CDS encoding DUF983 domain-containing protein has protein sequence MNSTDQLNHTPHVSQWYGITHSKCPRCREGKVFTGATYGFKVQKMNERCPHCDLKFEREPGYFYVAMFVSYAMNVAEMISMAVAAYVLGLPLTYENLWYYVGILLIGVFIFSPFNYRYSRMVLLYWLSPGLNYDPSKVNKQPSTVQ, from the coding sequence ATGAACAGCACCGATCAATTAAATCATACACCACACGTTTCTCAATGGTATGGCATTACCCATTCAAAATGCCCAAGATGCCGCGAAGGTAAAGTTTTCACCGGCGCAACCTATGGCTTCAAGGTGCAGAAGATGAACGAACGTTGTCCACATTGCGACTTGAAATTTGAACGCGAACCGGGATACTTTTATGTAGCAATGTTCGTGAGCTACGCCATGAACGTTGCCGAGATGATCTCCATGGCCGTTGCAGCCTATGTATTAGGCCTGCCATTAACTTATGAAAACCTGTGGTATTATGTAGGGATTCTATTGATTGGGGTATTTATATTCTCTCCTTTTAATTACCGTTACTCCAGAATGGTCCTTTTATATTGGTTATCGCCGGGACTAAATTACGATCCTTCGAAAGTAAATAAACAACCTTCTACGGTTCAATAA
- a CDS encoding AraC family transcriptional regulator: MKNDIPVYDISTFEEYKNAGILVSRFGHYSRQYLHLHSAHRHSFYHLVYFTSGSGSQTIDFQNYPVMPGLIYFMTPGQVHSWSFNTEVEGYIINFSEDYFKSFLYNPLYLENFSFFDEHSGDAVLVLPADAREKVAALFEEILNEGKEARAFDADLVRILMLNIFIQVSRGLSLKQQTQTNSYNQTLLKSFKKLIETNFVELRFPKQYAELLYITPNHLNALCNDLLGVPAGQLIRDRVILEAKRLLVNMELSIAEISEKLAFSDHSYFIKFFKKQVGTTPDKFRKQDN, translated from the coding sequence ATGAAAAATGATATCCCTGTTTACGACATCAGTACTTTTGAGGAATACAAAAATGCCGGTATCCTTGTCAGCAGGTTTGGGCATTATTCCAGGCAGTACCTGCACTTACATTCTGCTCACCGTCACTCCTTTTACCATTTGGTTTATTTTACCAGCGGAAGTGGCAGTCAGACCATAGATTTTCAAAATTACCCGGTAATGCCTGGTTTGATCTATTTCATGACTCCTGGTCAGGTTCATAGCTGGTCATTTAATACAGAGGTTGAGGGTTATATCATCAATTTTTCTGAGGATTATTTTAAATCCTTTTTGTACAATCCCTTGTATCTGGAGAATTTCAGTTTCTTTGATGAGCACTCCGGAGATGCAGTACTGGTCTTGCCAGCTGATGCGAGAGAAAAGGTTGCAGCCCTCTTTGAAGAAATACTAAATGAAGGAAAAGAAGCACGTGCATTTGATGCAGACCTGGTTAGGATATTGATGTTAAACATCTTTATTCAGGTTTCCAGAGGCTTGAGTTTAAAACAACAGACCCAAACCAATTCCTATAACCAGACCCTGCTAAAGAGTTTTAAGAAACTGATCGAAACTAATTTCGTTGAACTGAGGTTTCCTAAACAGTACGCCGAGTTGTTATATATTACTCCAAATCATTTAAATGCCTTGTGTAATGACCTTTTAGGTGTTCCAGCAGGGCAGCTTATCCGCGACAGGGTAATTTTAGAAGCTAAACGGCTATTGGTAAACATGGAACTTTCTATCGCTGAAATCTCGGAGAAACTCGCTTTTAGCGACCACTCCTACTTCATAAAATTCTTTAAAAAACAGGTGGGTACCACACCGGATAAATTCAGAAAACAAGACAATTAA
- a CDS encoding GtrA family protein: MSRKKSVYVFAKAQVSAFLGGILDYLIMIACTELLHIHYTISIAIGGVIGAIVNFSINRYWTFNANQANKSPVGFQLAKFIFVVAGSIALKSSGTYLFTNWLRLDYKISRIMVDIIVSLGFNYILQKYWVFKKTATELKTPQEDGIKA; this comes from the coding sequence ATGAGTAGAAAGAAATCTGTATATGTATTTGCAAAGGCGCAGGTTTCAGCTTTCTTAGGCGGAATTCTGGATTACCTGATCATGATCGCCTGTACAGAACTGCTTCACATTCATTATACCATATCTATCGCCATTGGCGGCGTAATTGGTGCGATTGTTAACTTCTCGATCAACCGTTACTGGACATTTAATGCCAATCAGGCCAATAAATCACCTGTAGGCTTCCAGCTGGCAAAATTCATCTTTGTAGTTGCAGGAAGCATTGCGCTCAAGTCTTCAGGCACCTATCTTTTTACCAACTGGCTACGCCTGGACTATAAAATCAGCAGGATCATGGTAGATATCATCGTCTCCCTCGGTTTTAACTACATTTTACAAAAATATTGGGTCTTTAAAAAAACGGCCACAGAATTAAAAACACCACAGGAAGACGGAATAAAAGCCTGA
- a CDS encoding CDP-alcohol phosphatidyltransferase family protein: MEENKLREEARPVTGDNSILKRIFQDRKRTNILSGVEQSTISYLVKRVPSFITSDMLTFIGTAGSALVLTGFILATYLSREYLLLGVLGLAINWFGDSLDGRIAYYRNIPRKWYGFSLDIIMDWASTVLIGLGYLVYARNEYELIAFVFVVLYGWAMIISQLRYKITDIYSIDAGLVGPTEIRIILALIIIMEVIFGHLIEYFAAGICITLFIINFIDTRKLLKLGDIRDKAEREAKKKAI, translated from the coding sequence ATGGAAGAAAACAAATTGAGAGAAGAAGCGCGTCCGGTTACCGGCGACAACAGTATTTTAAAAAGAATATTCCAGGATAGAAAGCGAACTAATATTTTAAGTGGTGTAGAGCAAAGCACCATTTCCTATCTCGTTAAACGGGTTCCATCCTTTATTACTTCTGATATGCTGACCTTCATCGGTACAGCTGGTTCAGCGCTTGTCCTTACCGGATTTATCCTTGCCACCTATCTAAGCAGGGAATACTTATTGCTTGGGGTATTAGGACTGGCAATTAACTGGTTCGGTGATTCGCTGGACGGAAGGATTGCTTATTACAGGAATATCCCCCGTAAATGGTATGGCTTTTCCTTAGACATCATTATGGATTGGGCCAGTACCGTACTCATTGGCCTGGGTTATCTGGTTTATGCCAGAAATGAATATGAACTTATTGCTTTCGTTTTCGTGGTTCTTTATGGATGGGCAATGATCATTTCGCAACTGCGCTATAAAATTACGGATATCTATAGTATCGATGCAGGTCTGGTTGGTCCTACAGAGATCAGGATCATCCTTGCGTTGATTATAATTATGGAAGTCATTTTTGGACATTTAATAGAATATTTTGCTGCAGGAATCTGTATTACCTTATTTATTATTAATTTCATTGATACCAGGAAGCTGTTAAAACTTGGTGATATCAGAGATAAAGCAGAACGGGAAGCAAAGAAAAAAGCCATTTAA
- a CDS encoding cysteine desulfurase family protein has translation MRIYLDNAATTPLNREVFLAMEPYLFENFGNPSSSHFHGREARVAIEQSRGIIADLLNASPRNIVFTSGGSEADNTAILSGIRANGIRLAITTPFEHHAVLHTLRALEKNGEIRIVYLKHDQRGKLSLSHLEQLLAANERAFVSVMHGNNEIGNLNDIETIAAVCSKYRAVFHSDTVQSMGQYRYDTQSLNVDFLVGSAHKFHGPKGIGFLYRNTSLELQPLINGGAQEYKQRAGTENVTGIVGLAKALEIAYRNQAGNQKHLARLKERMIFRLTEKIPGISFNGNSAQNEGTLNSVLSVSLPDLKSGISPLHYLDQHQISASGGSACNSHSGAGSHVLAALGYDFSRPTLRFSFSRYNTEEEIDFAVEKLAGLYIKEAVLEITEAY, from the coding sequence ATGAGAATTTATTTAGACAACGCTGCAACAACACCATTAAACAGAGAAGTATTTTTGGCTATGGAGCCTTACTTATTTGAAAACTTCGGTAATCCTTCCTCTTCTCATTTCCATGGGAGGGAAGCAAGAGTAGCCATTGAACAGTCCAGGGGAATTATCGCGGATTTATTAAACGCCAGTCCGAGGAATATTGTTTTTACTTCCGGAGGTTCTGAAGCCGATAATACGGCGATCCTTTCCGGTATTCGTGCTAATGGTATCCGCCTGGCCATTACCACTCCATTTGAGCACCATGCGGTGCTTCATACTTTAAGGGCATTGGAAAAAAATGGAGAGATCCGGATCGTCTATTTGAAACATGATCAAAGGGGAAAGCTTTCCTTGTCCCATCTGGAGCAGCTCCTTGCAGCCAATGAGCGGGCGTTTGTGTCGGTAATGCACGGGAATAATGAGATTGGAAACCTGAATGATATTGAAACTATCGCAGCGGTCTGTAGCAAGTACCGGGCTGTTTTTCATTCAGATACCGTTCAATCTATGGGACAGTACCGGTACGATACCCAATCGTTAAATGTTGATTTTCTGGTAGGATCAGCGCATAAATTTCATGGGCCAAAGGGAATTGGCTTTCTATACAGGAACACATCCCTTGAATTACAGCCCTTAATCAATGGTGGTGCTCAGGAATACAAGCAAAGAGCCGGAACGGAAAATGTAACCGGAATCGTTGGTCTGGCCAAAGCACTTGAAATTGCCTATAGAAATCAGGCAGGCAACCAGAAACATTTAGCCAGGCTGAAAGAGAGAATGATTTTCAGGCTGACTGAAAAGATTCCTGGCATTTCTTTTAACGGGAATTCAGCGCAGAATGAAGGGACTCTGAATAGTGTATTGAGTGTCTCCCTCCCTGATTTGAAAAGCGGGATTAGTCCTCTTCATTATCTGGACCAGCATCAGATTTCGGCTTCAGGAGGTAGCGCTTGTAATAGTCATTCTGGTGCAGGATCGCATGTGCTGGCTGCTTTAGGCTATGATTTCAGCAGACCGACACTTCGTTTTTCTTTTAGTCGTTATAATACCGAAGAAGAAATTGACTTTGCAGTTGAAAAACTGGCTGGCCTGTACATCAAAGAAGCGGTGCTGGAAATTACTGAAGCCTATTAA
- a CDS encoding metallophosphoesterase, translated as MKRKINLLPFVVIATFVFLLNWYVLSGIQTLTISTWLSPVFWGFIIFITVSLAYSIQRMRDNGMDIFFKITTHTFLVLLASELVFFIVLFLGDGYRLITGAARNVYWVEFGLVLFGITVLIFLYGIIRGKYAYRVIKHTLYFDDLPENFDGFTITQISDVHAGSFKNAKAVQRGIDLIKAQNSDVFVFTGDLVNNKAEEIVPWMGHFSQVKAPYGQFSILGNHDYGDYVKWENETIKQANLQDLKRHHGEMGYRLLLDEHVALEKDGQKIILAGVENWGIGFGERGDLHKALTDVDPKSFKVLLSHDPTHWDSEVKKWPSKIHLTLSGHTHGMQFGMEAFGIKWSPVKYRYAHWAGITSENGRYLNINRGFGFLGFSGRVGIWPEITVIELKKSRL; from the coding sequence ATGAAGAGAAAAATCAATCTTTTACCTTTTGTTGTTATCGCAACATTTGTCTTTTTATTAAACTGGTATGTGCTCTCCGGAATCCAGACTTTAACGATCAGTACCTGGCTTAGCCCTGTTTTCTGGGGTTTCATTATTTTCATTACAGTTTCCCTCGCCTATTCTATTCAAAGGATGCGGGACAATGGAATGGATATTTTCTTTAAAATCACCACCCATACTTTCCTTGTATTACTGGCAAGTGAGCTGGTTTTTTTCATCGTCTTATTTCTGGGTGATGGTTACCGGTTGATTACAGGAGCTGCAAGAAATGTCTACTGGGTGGAGTTTGGACTGGTACTCTTTGGAATTACGGTACTCATCTTTTTATATGGTATCATCAGGGGAAAATATGCTTATCGTGTGATTAAACATACTTTATACTTCGATGATCTCCCTGAAAATTTTGATGGTTTTACGATCACCCAGATCTCTGACGTACATGCAGGTAGCTTCAAGAATGCTAAAGCGGTACAAAGAGGAATAGACCTGATTAAAGCGCAGAATTCAGATGTTTTTGTATTTACTGGCGACCTTGTTAACAATAAAGCAGAAGAGATTGTGCCATGGATGGGACATTTCTCGCAGGTAAAAGCACCCTACGGCCAGTTTTCCATTCTTGGGAACCACGATTATGGAGATTATGTAAAATGGGAAAACGAAACCATTAAACAAGCCAATTTACAGGATTTAAAAAGGCATCATGGCGAAATGGGTTATCGTCTTTTACTGGACGAACACGTTGCACTGGAAAAAGACGGCCAAAAGATCATCCTTGCCGGTGTTGAAAATTGGGGAATTGGATTTGGCGAACGTGGAGATCTGCATAAGGCCCTGACTGATGTTGACCCGAAAAGTTTTAAAGTATTACTCTCCCACGATCCTACTCACTGGGATTCAGAAGTCAAAAAATGGCCTTCGAAGATCCACCTCACCTTATCAGGCCATACCCATGGAATGCAGTTTGGAATGGAAGCTTTTGGCATCAAATGGAGTCCCGTTAAGTACAGATATGCACACTGGGCAGGTATAACCAGCGAAAATGGCCGGTACCTGAATATCAACAGGGGCTTCGGTTTCCTCGGTTTTTCAGGCAGAGTTGGCATCTGGCCGGAGATTACCGTGATTGAATTGAAAAAATCCAGGTTATAA